Proteins from one Phyllobacterium zundukense genomic window:
- a CDS encoding glycosyltransferase family 4 protein: MTLEATTSLPEVMAFLADAPVMTKSRSIETTSKSDTKQLRVAIVHYWLVSMRGGEKVVEELCRMFPQADIFTLVCNPDRISDFLKTRNIRTSFLQKIPGAKRHYTKMLPLMPFALEQFDLQEYDLVLSSESGPAKGVITRADALHICYCHSPMRYIWDQFHVYRLGLPWLGRALMSITAPMLRAWDVTTASRVDVFVANSGYVANRIQRFYDRDSAVIHPPVATDDFAVGKGRGEFYLYAGQLTAYKRPDIAVRACSETGRKLIVIGEGEQTAYLKSIAGPTVQFLGHQPFPVLRDHLSRCRALLFPGTEDFGILPVEAMASGRPVLAFDAGGARETVSSPHVGLRFALQSKESLLDTMVAFEEIEDDFDPNAIRDHALKFSSTVFRDRLTALIDEQLSRRTDASASSFRGRSH, from the coding sequence TTGACCCTCGAAGCAACAACCTCTCTTCCGGAAGTCATGGCATTTCTCGCCGATGCACCGGTCATGACGAAAAGCCGGTCCATCGAGACCACCAGCAAAAGCGATACCAAGCAGCTTCGCGTCGCCATAGTGCACTATTGGCTTGTGTCGATGCGTGGCGGCGAAAAAGTCGTCGAAGAGCTTTGCCGCATGTTTCCGCAGGCCGATATCTTCACCCTTGTCTGCAATCCGGATCGTATCAGCGATTTTCTGAAGACGCGCAATATCCGCACCTCTTTTCTTCAGAAGATTCCCGGTGCGAAGCGGCATTACACGAAGATGCTGCCGCTGATGCCGTTCGCGCTCGAGCAGTTCGATCTGCAGGAGTACGATCTGGTGCTGTCAAGCGAATCCGGACCTGCCAAAGGCGTCATTACGCGCGCGGACGCCCTTCATATATGCTACTGTCATTCGCCGATGCGCTACATCTGGGATCAATTCCACGTGTATCGGCTGGGTCTTCCGTGGCTGGGCCGGGCCTTGATGTCGATCACGGCACCAATGCTGCGCGCCTGGGACGTGACAACCGCTTCGCGGGTCGATGTCTTTGTGGCGAACTCAGGCTATGTCGCAAACCGCATCCAACGCTTCTACGATCGGGATTCGGCCGTCATTCATCCGCCCGTTGCAACTGATGATTTTGCAGTGGGGAAAGGGAGGGGCGAGTTCTACCTCTATGCGGGGCAGTTGACGGCCTACAAGCGGCCGGATATCGCGGTTCGCGCCTGTAGCGAGACTGGCCGCAAACTGATCGTGATCGGAGAGGGAGAGCAGACAGCATATCTCAAGTCGATTGCCGGACCCACCGTTCAATTCCTCGGCCACCAGCCGTTCCCCGTTTTGCGTGATCATCTGTCGCGATGCCGCGCTCTGCTTTTTCCCGGCACCGAAGATTTCGGCATTCTACCGGTGGAAGCTATGGCATCGGGGCGGCCAGTTCTGGCGTTCGACGCTGGCGGGGCCCGGGAGACCGTTTCTTCACCCCATGTCGGGCTTCGTTTTGCACTACAATCCAAGGAATCACTTCTGGATACGATGGTAGCGTTCGAGGAGATCGAGGACGACTTCGATCCGAACGCGATCCGTGACCATGCCCTGAAGTTCTCCTCCACCGTCTTTCGCGATCGGCTGACCGCACTCATTGACGAACAGTTGTCCAGACGTACTGACGCATCTGCCAGTTCTTTCAGAGGACGGTCGCATTGA